One genomic segment of Blattabacterium sp. (Blaberus giganteus) includes these proteins:
- the nusB gene encoding transcription antitermination factor NusB, with protein sequence MSIRRHFRIRSLQFLYAQHLSKMDSKKVEKNMLKSIESLHHMYIFLLYLILKIRENAINFNNKTAIIQKFAYNSVIKILSKNKYLIEEYHSTKNSVKILWNQQDKYIFMLLQEMQKKPNFCKKYYKESYSSFDSFEEEKTFLIKYYKNFFIPNKKLVEYIEDLYYINGEEDLYIAHTMVCKTLQFINLSTPKNFKLYNIYKNNENKKFIISLYRNTIFHKDEFNNLINNTSNNWDIKRIAIIDLIILQMAICEFLYFPNIPPKATMNEYIEITKIFCMEKSKIFINGILDNIFKFLYKKNKIFKIGKGLM encoded by the coding sequence ATGTCAATAAGACGACACTTTAGAATAAGAAGTTTACAATTTTTATATGCTCAACATTTATCTAAAATGGATTCAAAAAAAGTTGAAAAAAATATGCTAAAAAGTATTGAATCATTACATCATATGTATATTTTTCTTCTTTATTTAATTTTAAAAATTAGAGAAAATGCTATAAATTTTAATAATAAAACAGCCATTATTCAAAAATTTGCATACAATTCAGTAATAAAAATACTATCTAAAAATAAATATTTGATAGAAGAATATCATTCAACAAAAAATTCTGTAAAAATTTTATGGAATCAACAAGACAAATATATTTTTATGTTGTTACAAGAAATGCAAAAAAAACCAAATTTTTGCAAAAAATATTATAAAGAATCCTATTCTTCTTTCGATTCTTTCGAAGAAGAAAAAACATTTTTAATAAAATATTATAAAAATTTTTTTATTCCAAATAAAAAATTAGTGGAATATATAGAAGATTTATATTACATTAATGGAGAAGAAGATTTATATATAGCTCATACGATGGTATGCAAAACTTTACAATTTATCAATCTTTCTACACCTAAAAATTTTAAATTATACAATATTTATAAAAACAATGAAAACAAAAAATTTATCATCAGTTTATATCGAAATACAATTTTTCACAAAGACGAATTTAATAATTTAATTAATAATACATCAAATAACTGGGATATAAAAAGAATAGCAATTATAGATTTGATTATATTACAAATGGCAATTTGCGAATTTTTATATTTTCCAAACATACCTCCTAAAGCAACTATGAATGAATATATAGAAATTACAAAAATTTTTTGTATGGAAAAAAGCAAAATTTTTATTAATGGAATATTAGATAATATATTTAAGTTTTTGTATAAAAAAAATAAAATATTCAAAATAGGAAAAGGACTTATGTAA
- the yajC gene encoding preprotein translocase subunit YajC, which translates to MFFSLQQNSIANTIWMFVLIFIIFYFFMIRPQIKKQKIEKRFQENLKIGNHIVTNSGIHGKIINITDYFCILETITGKIKLEKNTISKELTQLRYGNSTNNISTIEYDKKNRK; encoded by the coding sequence ATGTTTTTTTCATTACAACAAAATTCGATTGCAAACACCATTTGGATGTTTGTATTAATTTTTATTATATTTTATTTTTTCATGATACGTCCTCAAATAAAAAAGCAAAAAATTGAAAAACGATTTCAGGAAAATTTAAAAATAGGAAATCATATAGTGACAAACTCAGGAATACATGGAAAAATCATAAATATTACAGATTATTTTTGTATTCTAGAAACTATTACAGGAAAAATAAAACTTGAAAAAAATACAATATCAAAAGAATTAACTCAATTACGTTATGGTAATAGTACCAACAACATTTCTACTATAGAGTATGATAAAAAAAACAGAAAATAG
- a CDS encoding ABC transporter ATP-binding protein codes for MSGLFAFSKRYCQKYKFRLCVGFLLILVSNILTLLPIPYIGKSVNTIKNLFTNFSNTSDSFSLKKEICIYTSIILIVPIIGGFVKYHMRQCIITTSRMIEFDIKNEIFSHYQKLSLSFYKKNSTGDLMNRLTEDVSFIRQYIGPGIMYFLNLIILFFMVFMQMLRINKMLTFYVILPIPILFISIYYISVYITNKSKEVQNFQSIICSFVQETFSGIHVIKSFVSEAFFQEKHKKIILKYQKKNIELAKIDTILSSVIIFFIGICHLLILFFGGKKFFEGEIKEIGTIAEFFTYINVLIFPFIILGWVVSISEKAKVSQIRISEFLKEKPEILNNNLIKTKIFGRIQFKNVSFFYCNYKNKNNQNHTIRKISFSLMKGKTLILTGETGSGKTTVGRLISRFYDPNQGEILIDNLSLKNHNLYNFRNNIGYVPQESFLFSDSIYNNIALGSVGKVTPCKVYDAAKIAMIENEILNFKNGYETIIGERGITLSGGQKQRICIARAIIRNPKIIIFDDSFSAIDQKTRKLILRYLKKEMRCSTIIIITHDISYISEFDLFIVLKNGKISKIENHNIYKNLF; via the coding sequence ATGAGTGGTTTATTTGCTTTTAGCAAAAGATATTGTCAAAAGTACAAATTTCGTTTGTGTGTAGGATTTTTATTAATTTTAGTATCAAATATTTTAACTTTACTTCCTATTCCTTATATTGGAAAATCAGTTAATACCATAAAAAATCTGTTTACGAATTTTTCTAATACATCAGATTCTTTTTCTTTAAAAAAAGAGATTTGTATTTATACCAGTATTATATTAATAGTCCCAATTATAGGTGGATTTGTGAAATATCATATGCGACAATGCATAATTACTACGTCTAGAATGATAGAGTTTGATATAAAAAATGAAATTTTTTCACATTATCAAAAATTGAGTTTATCTTTTTATAAAAAAAATTCTACAGGGGATTTAATGAATCGTCTTACAGAAGATGTTTCTTTTATAAGACAATATATAGGCCCTGGAATAATGTATTTTTTAAATTTGATTATTCTTTTTTTTATGGTATTTATGCAAATGTTACGGATTAACAAAATGTTGACTTTTTATGTCATTTTACCTATTCCTATTCTTTTTATTTCTATTTATTATATTAGTGTTTATATCACTAATAAGAGTAAAGAAGTTCAAAATTTTCAATCTATTATCTGTTCTTTTGTACAGGAAACCTTTTCAGGAATTCACGTTATTAAATCATTTGTATCAGAAGCTTTTTTTCAAGAAAAACATAAAAAAATTATATTAAAATATCAAAAAAAAAATATAGAATTAGCTAAAATTGACACTATATTATCTTCTGTTATTATATTTTTTATAGGAATTTGTCATTTGTTAATTCTTTTTTTTGGAGGAAAAAAATTCTTTGAAGGAGAAATAAAAGAAATTGGAACTATTGCTGAATTTTTCACATATATAAATGTTTTAATTTTTCCTTTTATTATATTAGGGTGGGTTGTTTCTATTTCAGAAAAAGCTAAAGTATCGCAAATTCGTATTAGTGAATTTTTGAAAGAAAAACCTGAAATATTAAATAATAATCTTATAAAAACAAAAATATTTGGACGAATTCAATTTAAAAATGTGAGTTTTTTTTATTGTAATTATAAAAACAAGAATAATCAAAATCATACAATTAGAAAAATATCCTTTAGTTTGATGAAAGGAAAAACTTTGATTTTAACAGGAGAAACAGGATCAGGTAAAACAACTGTAGGAAGATTAATTTCCCGTTTTTATGATCCAAATCAAGGAGAAATATTAATAGATAATTTATCTTTAAAAAATCACAATTTATATAATTTTAGAAATAATATAGGTTATGTTCCTCAAGAATCTTTTCTTTTTTCAGATTCTATTTATAATAATATAGCTTTAGGAAGTGTAGGAAAAGTAACTCCATGTAAAGTATATGATGCAGCTAAAATTGCTATGATAGAAAATGAAATTTTAAATTTCAAAAATGGATATGAAACTATTATAGGAGAAAGAGGAATTACTTTATCTGGAGGACAAAAACAAAGAATATGTATAGCTAGAGCTATAATAAGAAATCCAAAAATTATTATATTTGATGATAGTTTTTCTGCTATAGATCAGAAAACTAGAAAATTAATTCTTCGTTATCTCAAAAAAGAAATGAGATGTAGCACTATTATCATTATAACTCATGATATTTCTTATATTTCGGAGTTTGATTTATTTATTGTTTTGAAAAATGGAAAAATATCAAAAATAGAAAATCACAATATTTATAAAAATTTATTTTGA
- a CDS encoding DUF3276 family protein yields the protein MDEKENIKERNEICSRTLKTGSRTYFFDARETRAGDYYLTITESKKNFSETGEVTYKKHKIYLYKEDFSKFQSILDDMIRFIINEKGREVISERHQKDFKNHTTYNQEIKDGQQKKTSEIKNFTNINFEDI from the coding sequence ATGGACGAAAAAGAAAACATCAAAGAAAGAAATGAAATTTGTTCACGTACTCTAAAAACTGGTAGTCGCACTTATTTTTTTGATGCGAGAGAAACAAGAGCTGGTGATTATTATTTGACTATAACTGAAAGTAAGAAAAATTTTTCCGAAACAGGAGAAGTAACTTATAAAAAACACAAAATTTATTTGTATAAAGAAGATTTCTCAAAGTTTCAAAGTATACTTGACGATATGATTCGATTCATTATTAATGAAAAAGGAAGAGAAGTAATTTCAGAACGTCATCAAAAAGATTTTAAAAATCATACTACATACAATCAGGAAATCAAGGATGGACAACAAAAAAAAACCTCAGAGATAAAAAATTTCACAAATATTAATTTTGAGGATATTTAA
- the coaE gene encoding dephospho-CoA kinase (Dephospho-CoA kinase (CoaE) performs the final step in coenzyme A biosynthesis.), with protein sequence MIKKTENRKIKLVGITGRMGSGKSLFSSFLKKKGIPVYYSDRRGKILMNQIILIKKNIIKYFGKDSYKRNKINRFYLSEIVFQNPIALKLLCSIVHPWVSLDFKQWMFSVSIQKKIMYVVKESALLFESGSYQECDFVITITSSKKNMIERIIKRDNLNENQITYRLKNQISDKKREKKSNIIIKNYLSTHHLQKEAEKTHKMLKKLIT encoded by the coding sequence ATGATAAAAAAAACAGAAAATAGAAAAATAAAATTAGTAGGTATAACGGGAAGAATGGGGTCTGGAAAAAGTTTATTTTCTTCTTTCTTAAAAAAAAAGGGAATCCCTGTTTATTATTCAGATCGAAGAGGAAAAATATTAATGAATCAAATAATATTGATAAAAAAAAATATTATAAAATATTTTGGAAAAGATTCTTATAAAAGAAATAAGATAAATAGATTTTATTTATCTGAAATTGTATTCCAAAATCCTATAGCGCTAAAATTATTGTGTTCCATTGTACATCCATGGGTGTCACTCGATTTTAAACAGTGGATGTTTTCTGTATCTATACAAAAAAAAATTATGTATGTTGTAAAAGAATCAGCTCTTTTATTTGAAAGTGGAAGTTATCAGGAATGTGATTTTGTTATAACTATAACTTCATCAAAAAAAAATATGATAGAAAGAATAATAAAAAGAGATAATTTAAATGAAAATCAAATTACATATCGTTTAAAAAATCAAATATCTGATAAAAAAAGAGAAAAAAAATCCAATATTATAATTAAAAATTATTTATCAACACACCATTTACAAAAAGAAGCAGAAAAAACACACAAAATGTTAAAAAAATTAATTACATAA
- a CDS encoding zinc metallopeptidase, which translates to MTYYIIVGTTFFISVIVNTILRNKFIAYSKLYLHSRMSGKEIAEKMLTDHGIYDVNVISVEGELTDHYNPINKTINLSEKVYNDRTAASVAVAAHECGHALQHRLGYNLLKLRNHLIPILNFSSKFINIAIMSGLTIFYSSGGKDSLILKLGIGLFFLVVFFSFVTLPIEFDASNRALTWLRNKNVVNYQEYNKAKESLNWAAMTYVVSALGSLAQLIYFLSILTDGNNKKEEHF; encoded by the coding sequence ATGACTTATTATATTATTGTAGGAACTACTTTTTTTATAAGTGTTATAGTCAATACTATATTAAGGAATAAGTTTATTGCTTATTCTAAGTTATACCTGCATTCGCGTATGAGTGGAAAAGAAATAGCAGAGAAAATGTTAACAGATCATGGAATCTATGATGTGAATGTTATTTCTGTAGAGGGGGAACTTACGGATCATTATAACCCCATTAATAAAACAATAAATTTGAGTGAAAAAGTATACAATGATAGGACTGCAGCTTCAGTTGCAGTAGCAGCTCATGAATGTGGTCATGCTTTACAACATAGATTAGGATACAATTTACTAAAATTACGGAATCATTTAATCCCTATTCTGAATTTTAGTTCTAAATTCATTAATATAGCGATAATGTCTGGATTAACTATTTTTTACAGTTCAGGTGGAAAAGATTCTTTGATTCTTAAATTAGGAATAGGATTGTTTTTTTTAGTAGTATTTTTTTCTTTTGTTACATTACCTATAGAATTTGATGCAAGTAATAGAGCTTTAACTTGGCTAAGAAATAAAAATGTAGTAAACTATCAAGAATATAATAAAGCAAAAGAATCATTAAACTGGGCAGCTATGACTTACGTTGTTTCTGCTTTAGGTAGTTTAGCACAATTAATATATTTTTTGTCTATTTTAACCGACGGTAACAATAAAAAAGAAGAACATTTTTAA
- a CDS encoding 30S ribosomal protein THX — protein MGKGDKKTRRGKIRNKTYGNLRPNPKNANKKKKKK, from the coding sequence ATGGGTAAAGGAGATAAAAAAACTAGAAGAGGAAAAATAAGAAATAAAACCTATGGAAATCTTCGTCCAAATCCAAAAAATGCTAACAAAAAAAAGAAAAAAAAATAA